The following is a genomic window from Pecten maximus chromosome 19, xPecMax1.1, whole genome shotgun sequence.
tgatttgacaaatctacatgtatgtgttcgtCTGAATTTTTTTGGTAATAGTTTCCGGTTTCAAGACAGAGGATcgataatacacaacacacttaaTCAACATGGATTGGATGTATGGACATAACATAATTTAATTATCTATACATACTGGTAGGAAATATATATGCTCaacgccaaattaaaaccctagatttaagggaaatcgctaaattttaacccgccaaaatttaactttgttttcatgaccaaatcgccaaattttaGGACCGCTAGAATTTCCCGCTCTACGGTATATAGAATATCAAAAGTAACGACGTCAAAATTATAATGTGATGATATTATTAATTTTCATATACAATTTCCGCATCACTATACAGCTCACCAATCATGATTAAGAATTGGTCAAAACTACccatacattttatttattaagtAGTTCAGTGTCAAATACTGACCTTTTTAAATGCCTTGACAATTTTCTTCAGATCAAATTGGGGACTGATCCCTTGTACTGTTGTCAGGGTCTTTCTACCATTTCTCTGCTGGATCCGGATGTGAATTAAAGTGTCTGAGCCTGTCCCAGTTTCCCCTGCACTTTGATTGGAAAAGGGGTCTGCCTGGGCTGAAAATGATCAGaatgcacatgtatataaaatgctaATATCTAAttagacaagagatcccagagggatcttggcgcccaccattgaatgatctttataggttccatgtcagattgatcttttctctacttttcccttcctctaagtcttactaatctgtataaattcagaaacagccctctagtacttttcaaacaaggggaacctatatataaaatttaagatttagcgataatggctgtctgtcggccatgttgttttcagattggtcccaaaatgcaacaccagggaccaaggagaacctacatatgaaatttgagaaagatcccttcagtaacttctgtaaaatagcgataacaaacttcaattgtcaaaatacaagatggctgcctgtcggccaggttgttttctgattggtctcaaaatccaatatgcataactaggcacagagggcaacctacatatgaaatttgagaaagatcccttcagccatttctgataaatagcgataacaaaattcaattgtcaaaatccaagatggctggctgtcggccatgttgttttcctattggtcccaagatgaaactacagaccaaggggaacttacaaacaagtttgagaaagatcccttcagtactttctgagaaatagcgataacaaacttcaattgtcaaaatccaagatgtctgcttgtcggccatgttgttttccgaaaggtctcaaaatgcaatatgcatatcaaGGCaacgaggggaacctacatatgaaatttgagaaagatcccttgaggactttttcagaaatagcgataacaaacttcaattgtcaaaatccaagatggctgcctgtcggccatgttgttttccgattggtctcaaaatgcaatatgcataactaggcaccccgggggaacatatatatgaaatttgagaaagatcccttctgtactttctgagaaatagcgataacaaacttcaattgtcaaaatccaagatggctgcctgtcggccatgttgtttttcgataggtctcaaaatgcgatatgcattactaagaaccaagaggaacctacatatgaaatttaagaaagatcccttcagtacattctgagaaatagcgataacaaacttcaattgtcaaaatccaagatggctgcctgtcggccatgttgttttccaataggtctcaaaatgcaatatgcataactaggcacccaggggaacctacatatgaaatttgagaaagatctcgtcagtgcattctgagaaatagcgataacaaacttcaattgtcaaaatccaagatggctgcctgttggccatgttgttttccgattggtctcaaaatgcaatatgcataccttggcaccaaggggaacctacaaatgaaatttgagaaagatcccttctgtactttctgagaaatagcaataacaaacttcaattgtcaaaatccaagatggctgcctgtcggccatgttgttttgcgattggtctcaaaatgcgatatgcataactaggcaccaaggggaacctacatatgaaatttgagaaagatcccttcaacactttctcagaaatagcgataacaaacatcaattgtcaaaatccaagatggctgcctgtcggccatgttgttttgcgattggtctcaaaatgcgatatgcataactaggcaccaaggggaacatacatatgaaatttgagaaagatcccttcagtactttctgagaaatagcgataacaaacatcaattgtcaaaatccaagatggctgcctgtcggccatgttgttttgcaattggtctcaaaatgcgatatgcataactaggcaccaaggggaacctacatatgaaatttgagaaagatcccttcagtactttctgagaaatagcgataacaaacttcaattgtcaaaatccaagatggctgcctgtcggccatgttgttttccgataggtctcaaaatgcgatatgcataactaggcaccaaggggaacctacatatgaaatttgagaaagatcccttcagtactttctgagaaatagcgataacaagaattgtttacggacggacggacggacggacggagggacggacgacggaccacggacgcagggcgatttgaatagcccaccatctgatgatggtgggctaaaaagaggTCTGTCTGGGTTGAAATTTctaaatatctttttttcagTTAGCTATGTATATGCCACTGTACAGGACAGTTACAACTCTCAATTTTTAACATTGGTAGATGAGTTCAAGGTAGATAAGGCAAGACATGTGATGACTACGAGCTCCAAGGATGAAAAGATCTTAAATGCTGGAATCAAGACAAGAACAGGAAGATAATGGGCAGTAAATGGTGCATGTCAAGCAGGAAGTAGAATGTGACAGTGTGTCATTGCAGTGCAAGTACATCATTTTTTAGAACAGAGATTTCAAATGGCAAGGCAATGGAATCCATGACGTACAGTCCATGTAAAATCATATGACTGCATCAATGTTAAGTAATATTATGTTGCACCCCCTCAGTAAACCTCAATACAATGATAGGCCCAGATgacctgtattgctcacctggatttGGTGCAGTGAATATGGGAAAACATTCTCTATTTCGATCTACAGAcagattttgaagaattttacTTATTTTCCATATTTGGCCCAATCAATGAAACACCTGTATGTGGGACCAGGACCCatcttttatacaaaattggttctcCTTCAcacaaggatgcttcagaccaataTGAGACTGAATCCGAAAAATAAAAGGATTTTGATCAATTTTGGTACCTATTTTCCCTGTTTGGGCCGACCCCTTTGGCCCCAAGTTCCAGTTTATACAAAATTCACAATGGTTttccttcacccaaggatgcttcagaccaaatattgACTTTAATTTGCACCAGGTAAGCTGAAAAATGTTGACAGCTGCAATTCAATTGTAACAGGAGatgagaaaatgtagcggccagaccccaggacctctgaacactagctggatgctctaccaattgagctacttggtcaccgatgatcgacccagtccaatcccgctacacacctccttccttttttccaagtcttttCCAAGTATTCGCCCTTGAAGACCCATATACCGTGGGTATTTCAgctgggcgccaattttgtaacaggagaggagaaaatgtagctgCCAGACCGGGGTCTGAACCCGTGATCTCTGaacagtagctatatatatatagccgtATGCTCTACCAATggagctacctggtcgccgatgatcaacccagtccagttctgctacattcctccctccttcaacaacccagtccagttccactacattcctccctccttcaacaacccagtccagttccgctacattcctcctacattcctccctccttcaacaaagtctttgaCCCGGaagacacacatatatataccaccCCCATGAGAACTTAGTTGGGCGCCatatgtaataggagaggaaaaataCACGACCAGACcggggatcgaacccgggacctctgaacaatagccggatgctctaccaattgattACCAGCTGGTCACCAATTATCGACAGTCCAATCCCGCTACACAATTCACTCACATTTTTGTAAAGCAATGATGAAAGTAAAAGGAGTGTGTTATTAAATCATGATTGTTAATGTATAACACACGTTAATGTTACTCTATGAACCTTGAACTCTTCCGTGTCAATGTTGCATTATGTTTTTTCTCAAATATTGCCGATTCTTTATAGATCTGCGAGTAAACTTTATCTTCACTTTTCCACAAATAAGATGTTATAGAAAAGTTGATTGCGattatttaatgttataatgattGAATTTACTGTACAGGTAACGCCAAATGCATCAACTTGATAATTATATAGACATCATCGACGATTTTAGATTTAGACGGAGTTGGCTACCAGATTCTAGCTGCCTTTAGGTCAGTAGGTCTATGGTcatctatataatattaaatacacGTCAACTGATCAAAGAGAAAGGAAAACAGCTAATAATTACGACACATCTTTATCTTTAGTTTTCTAATTACGAACCCAAGGGATTTAATAATACACAACCAACGTGCACCATTTTAATGACGCCGATTCTTTAAACTACATCTACTTCCGGTAAAAAATTGGCatgataaaacatatttatactaACCGAGTTGACCTGGAAGCTGCCCACCGATATTCATATAGCCCTTTCTATGTGATCTGCCAAATAAAAAGATAGGAAAACACCTGTTTTGAAGTTGATGTTAATGGATTTTGGGAAGAGGTCTCCTGGCGTACTCAAGTATCAAAATGGCCTTCACCGTCAacagataaatataattatttcttttaaaagtaaaaacaaataaatttaaGGTCAATCAACATTAGGCTTTAGAAAAACATAAGTGAGAAATTATTTGTGGAAAAAAAATGAACGTGTTGTTAATAAAGTGTGGGAAACACTCTTGCCCGGATGTTGTACAGGTGCCCCAAAAGGACACTATCCTGTGTATATTGCAGTAGAGCcatgacattgtataatttcTAATAATTTAATTATTAATAGATAGTCTAATGTCAACACGAATTAAATGATTTATGACAGTCAAAAGTTGAAAGGTATTTTTCTTTCACTGACTATTACAGATTACTTCGTGTAATCagcatttgtttttgtttgtcacAAATAAGTTTCCTCTGGGCGCCCCTCAAGGAAACCCCCAATGTGCTTGTTTTATGCTTGTGAGAGCTGCGAGAAGAGACCTCGATAAGGCTATATACTGCAAGTATACAAAAAACACCGAAATCAACATAGTTGTTGACGCATTATTTGAATTGTATGTATCTAttgatgttgttttgatgtAAGCAGGTGTCGTCAAAGAGAAAGAGTAAAGAAAAAGAACAGAAACATCGAGAGAGAGTTCATACAACACGCAATCGAGAACGCTCAATGGCTGGCCTGACTGAGTGGATCCAAGCGAGAGCGGCAAGTCATCGCTGTTAGACAAACTGCTTTTGTCACTACCAGACTTCTTATAGACAGAGCATGTTCGACATGCAACGGTGATACTACAATGTCGGAATCAGACGTCTATGATCCGTCTTTTCCAACCGAGTAAGTATGATTTTAGCCGACATGAAATTATCTTGATTATCATAAAGCTGGCATATATATCTGTCCCATCTCTTGACTTCACTAACTGTCTGGGCGACTATAGATTTAAATATAGACACTAAATTGACATGCATGTGTCACTAGAATATATAGaaacacatttattttataattaactGTGTTGTCAATGTACAAGATTATTTGTAAGATCTTGTGACATTGGTGAGATTACCATCAGTTACAATACAGTAACAACAACACCGTCTTAATGGTCGAGTTTACTAGTATATAGTCTAAACGCTTGTGCTCAACATTTGCACAATTCATCTTACTGTTGGTCATATACTAGCGTTTGACTGGGTGCTTCAGCTTTCTTTGTGGTTACGTTTTGGCTACAGTGATCCGATTGAGCTCATCGGCGACAAGCTTCTGTGAACATGAATAATTGttacaaattcaatatttattgatttgaaTTACAGGTGAAAATATCTTCATAGAAAACAGAGCGTAACAACTTATGTACGTTTCAAGTGACCTATTTCTGgttttcaataccattttaaACATTTGCACATTGGAATTGTATGTAGACATGTATTTGtcaataattcaaatattttctgTACCATTTCCTTTTAATGATTTCAACACACAGAAAGTGTTAAAGTTATAATTAATTACTATGTAGTTATGAGTAATGTTTCAAATGCATTATAGAATTTCCAGTACAGAATTTACAGAACACAATTTATAGTTCTACTTACGTATAGCTATAGCTACTAGACCTATAATCAATATGAATTTAGAACTGTCTATGATCCTAAGTGATTAGGTGTAGtagttacatgtaatttatgttgatttatttctaactcaattaatattaattctgagaattatttttgtttggttttttggtttttcaCAAATTTTGGAGATATGCTGTTTAAATAATTGTTGTGGTTGGGATTTTTTTCCTGTCTATCTTGTTTGAGTGATTTCACATTTGTTTCCTTAACTAGAAAGTTATATTACTTTGAATTATTCTGTGgattttatttcaacaaaagaaatcaagaaatattacagttgtattttttaaaaatgatgaGGGATGTGCTGTTGGTTGAAACAGATGAAGCAAATTACAGTTAACTAAGATTTACTGAATGATGACATTGAATCGGCTCCTCAAGTTACATGAAATGgtcaaatgttttataaaaaatatttaatttctaaAAGCATAAGAtgttagaaaataaaatcatcataAATTTAAACACAAGTAAAACCTCAACACGGCAGCTGAATGTCAATCTACAATCGAGACGCGAGTACTCAAAGGATTTTTATGGAACTCGCACAGTTTCTGTAAATactaaattttaaatttgtgGGACTCCTTGCTTTTTAGCAATACAGTTGAAAAGGACTCGTGCACATAATTTGAATTGTAGATTAAAACCTGATTGCATAGTCCCTTCTTGATAGTAGAAATTCTTTGGAGTAAAAGTACACATGAATTTCTGCCCTTTTGAACTAGTACTTCTGAGATATAAATTTCTTTctattgtattatttatttctaCTTAATGACCAGAATATTTTAAGaatctaagggagataattgttTGGTTATCATCATTTATTGGAAAAATATTGACAACAGATAATTTTCTTTCAATTCAGTTTAAAATATAGCtaaatatataacttttatGCACCAATAGGTAATTTGTTTTGGCAAATTGCACCAATAAGTAATTGTGATTCAAAAAATTCTCTAATAACTTATTATTAGTTAATATTGACAAAATTCTCCGATAAGTAATTGTGATTCACAAAATTCTCCAATAAGTGATTAGTTATTGACCAAAATTGTTTGATAAGTGATTGTGATTCACAAAATTCTCCAATAAGTAATTAGTTTTTGACAAAGTTCTCTGATTTGTGATTGTGGTTCACAAAATTCTCCAATAAGTGATTATTGACAAAATACTCCAAAATGTAATTAGTTATTGACAGAATTCTCCTGTAAGTGATTTGTTACAGACTTGCATTGATCTGTTGTGCTTGGTAGTGGATTGACGCATCAGTGGATATTGCACTTAGGTACATCCGGGGCAATGTACATTTTTGTCAAGAAACATATCGAAGCAGAATTCATGGAATACTGTAGAATACTTACTGGGTAGGTTGGGTTATTCTAAGCATCAAGTAGACCCTTAAGAATAGGGGACTTGTCTATTTGTTTTGACCcatcagatttctgagaaatacgGATTTGACTTCTAGAAATGGTCAAatgtcaagggtcaactggatgccctgtaaATAGAGAGCTTCTTTGTAGTTTGTTTCATATAGAACCTTGGTGGTCCATGATGGTATATCCGACACGTTAACTGAAGTAAGATATCTTTTACAAACCCTAATCTGTAACGAGAAATTTAAGTGTAGATTGTTttccatttttgaaaatttgaaaatcattATTCATTTGTCAGAATAAGCTGGGGTCCTTTCTCCTTGATATTGCCTCCTTGTATCAACTTTCATTTTAAgagatttttttaatctttatgTAGCAGAGGGCATGATAATAGATTAAATTCATTTCAATGCCTCCACTAGGgatcaaacccaggacctctggatTACTATGTAGCTTACCCTCAACTGATCAAGCTAAAGAGTTTTCTCTAGCTAAGAAGAGGTATATCGTAGCTAGTATTTCACTATTTTACCAGGGTTGGATACTTCCCCACagtcttaaatatatatatttttttggcATGGATGTTCATGTTGGGTCTAGAGCTCTTGTTTACCCTACATCTGTGTGCGGTGCTCTTGTTTACCCTACATCCGTATGCGGTGCTCATATTTACCCTACATCCGTGTGTGGTGCTCTTGTTTGCCCTACATCCGTATGCGGTGCTCATATTTACCCTACATCCGTGTGTGGTGCTCTTGTTTACCCTACATCCGTATGCGGTGCTCATATTTACCCTACATCCGTGTGCGGTGCTCTTGTTTACCCTACATCCGTATGCAGTGCTCTTGTTTACCCTACATCCGTATGTGGTGCTCTTGTTTACCCTACATCCGTGTGCGGTCCTCTTGTTTACCCTACATCCGTGTGTGGTGCTCTTGTTTACCCTACATCTGTGTGTGGTGCTCTTGTTTACCATACATCCGTGTGTGGTGCTCTTGTTTACCCTACATCCGTGTGTGGTGCTCTTGTTAACCCTACATCCGTGTGTGGTGCTCTTGTTAACCCTACATCCGTGTGTGGTCCTCTTGTTTACCCTACATCCGTGTGTGGTGCTCTTGTTTACCCTACATCCGTGTGTGGTGCTCTTGTTTACCCTACATCCGTGTGTGGTGCTCTTGTTTACCCTACATCCGTGTGTGGTGCTCTTGTTTACCCTACATCCGTGTGTGGTGCTCTTGTTTACCCTACATCCGTGTGTGGTGCTCTTGTTAACCCTACATCCATGTGTGGTGCTCTTGTTGACCCTACATCCGTGTGTGGTGCTCTTGTTTACCATACATCCGTGTGTGGTGCTCTTGTTTACCCTACATCCGTGTGTGGTGCTCTTGTTTACCATACATCCGTGTGTGGTGCTCTTGTTTACCCTACATCCGTGTGTGGTGCTCTTGTTTACCCTACATCCGTGTGTGGTGCTCTTGTTAACCCTACATCCG
Proteins encoded in this region:
- the LOC117317294 gene encoding eukaryotic translation initiation factor 1-like; amino-acid sequence: MNIGGQLPGQLAQADPFSNQSAGETGTGSDTLIHIRIQQRNGRKTLTTVQGISPQFDLKKIVKAFKKEFACNGTVVEHPEYGEVIQVQGDQRHHIRDFLKMVNIAGEDQLKVHGF